Proteins encoded by one window of Aphis gossypii isolate Hap1 chromosome X, ASM2018417v2, whole genome shotgun sequence:
- the LOC126552539 gene encoding piggyBac transposable element-derived protein 4-like: MRTFLGIIMWMGLTPQPSIASYWSKNDIYKSNISNYMKRNRFELLLRSFHCCNNNECPRGDRIFKIRGLVDMLVNKFKNCNIPGENLCVDESIIPFVGRLSFRQYIQNKRHRYGIKAFKLCTNDGYTVGFKIYAGQESVPGMGLSTKIVMELSEDYLDMGRTIFTDNWYTSISLANELLSRSTNSVGTLRSNRKFNPKNVINRIF, from the coding sequence ATGAGGACATTTTTGGGTATCATTATGTGGATGGGATTGACTCCTCAACCATCTATAGCGTCATATTGGagcaaaaatgatatttataaatctaacATTTCTAATTATATGAAAAGAAATCGATTTGAATTATTACTAAGAAGTTTtcattgttgtaataataatgaatgtcCTCGAGGAGATCGAATATTTAAGATACGTGGCTTAGTTGATATGTtagtaaacaaatttaaaaattgtaacataCCAGGTGAAAATTTATGTGTCGATGAATCAATTATTCCTTTTGTCGGACGTTTGTCGTTCCGTCAATACATCCAAAATAAAAGGCATAGGTATGGAATAAAGGCTTTTAAGCTATGCACGAATGATGGATATACAGTAGGTTTCAAAATATACGCTGGACAGGAATCAGTTCCTGGAATGGGACTTTcaactaaaattgttatggAGTTGTCCGAAGACTACTTGGATATGGGGAGAACAATATTCACAGATAACTGGTATACTTCTATTAGCTTAGCAAATGAACTTTTGTCCCGATCAACGAATTCAGTAGGTACTTTGAGATCCAACAGGAAGTTTAatccaaaaaatgttattaatcgAATATTTTGA
- the LOC126552540 gene encoding piggyBac transposable element-derived protein 4-like, with product MLSTKHNDNVIETTNKYGNKIVKPKVVFDYNKAKGFVDISDLRGSYHSPLRRSLKWYRKVAFEILLNTSLLNALTLFTTVTGNKIGVTEFREIILKSLIQKSEISQISQEENHKLVTCKRGRCYECYNEMAKQGGRQHAQKVTRKVQTMCIRCSKPYV from the coding sequence ATGTTATCAACTAAACACAACGATAACGTTATAGAAACTACTAACAAATatggtaataaaattgttaaaccaAAAGTGGTATTTGACTATAATAAAGCCAAAGGATTTGTGGATATTTCGGACTTAAGGGGATCATATCATTCACCACTTAGACGATCACTGAAGTGGTATCGCAAAGTAgcgtttgaaatattattaaacacaagTTTATTAAATGCACTAACCTTGTTCACTACTGTTACTGGTAACAAAATAGGCGTTACTGAATTTAGAGAGATTATTCTAAAATCACTAATTCAAAAATCTGAAATTTCTCAAATAAGTCAAGAAGAAAACCATAAGCTAGTTACTTGCAAGAGAGGAAGATGTTACGAATGCTATAATGAGATGGCGAAGCAAGGTGGAAGACAGCATGCACAAAAAGTCACTCGGAAAGTGCAAACTATGTGTATAAGATGTTCTAAGCCTTATGTTTAG
- the LOC126551608 gene encoding uncharacterized protein LOC126551608 isoform X1 yields MDLIEQKDKLDISNVDTQIIKKTSRHGPLLPDTIRAIIVGPSGSDADKVIKPNLTKKNSVIIFDDVLCGPQSIIREYFGMCRHSGASSVFYLAQTYSKIPKQLQIWISQNFGKFLISAGIIVITDLWLLIKHVK; encoded by the exons atggatttgattgaacagaaagataaattagatatttcgaACGTTgatactcaaataataaaaaaaacgtcaaGACATGGACCGTTATTACCTGATACTATACGTGCTATTATAGTCGGTCCTAGTGGTTcag acgctgataaagttataaaaccgaatttaactaaaaagaattctgtaataattttcgatGATGTTTTATGTGGTCCGCAGTCGATAATAAGAGAATATTTCGGAATGTGTAGACATTCAGGTGCTAGCTCTGTATTCTATTTAGCACaaacatattctaaaattccGAAGCAACTG CAGATATGGATTTCTCAGAATTTCGGAAAATTTCTCATTTCTGCTGGAATCATAGTGATTACGGATTTatggttattgataaaacacGTGAAATGA
- the LOC126551608 gene encoding uncharacterized protein LOC126551608 isoform X2, producing MDLIEQKDKLDISNVDTQIIKKTSRHGPLLPDTIRAIIVGPSGSDADKVIKPNLTKKNSVIIFDDVLCGPQSIIREYFGMCRHSGASSVFYLAQTYSKIPKQLIWISQNFGKFLISAGIIVITDLWLLIKHVK from the exons atggatttgattgaacagaaagataaattagatatttcgaACGTTgatactcaaataataaaaaaaacgtcaaGACATGGACCGTTATTACCTGATACTATACGTGCTATTATAGTCGGTCCTAGTGGTTcag acgctgataaagttataaaaccgaatttaactaaaaagaattctgtaataattttcgatGATGTTTTATGTGGTCCGCAGTCGATAATAAGAGAATATTTCGGAATGTGTAGACATTCAGGTGCTAGCTCTGTATTCTATTTAGCACaaacatattctaaaattccGAAGCAACTG ATATGGATTTCTCAGAATTTCGGAAAATTTCTCATTTCTGCTGGAATCATAGTGATTACGGATTTatggttattgataaaacacGTGAAATGA